The Hippopotamus amphibius kiboko isolate mHipAmp2 chromosome 3, mHipAmp2.hap2, whole genome shotgun sequence genomic interval TGGTCGCCTCTTGGGTAAGATGGGGACAGGGAAGCAGAAAAGCCCAAATGCTTACTCGGCCATAAGGCCTCTCCTGGCTCTGGTATCCGCCACCAACGCCTCCTGCCTCCCTTACGGAAGCCTGGGGCCTGGGCACCGGCTGTTCCTTCTGCCCGGACGGCTCCATCCCCCAGAGAGCCACATGGTTCCCTGCTCACCCTGGCTCAAGGCACCTCAGCGCGGCCTAACCAGACCTGGGTTGCTACCCTGCCGTTCATCCCTGCAGCCCGGCCCTGCTTTACCTTCCCACCCCCGACCCCACCTCCTACCGCAGGCGCGGGCCATAACTCTGCCTTTGATTAGGCCTATTGTTTTATCTTCCCACCACGAGGAcagggatcttcctggctcaggcaCCTAAACAATTcctagcacagagtaggtgctcaagaaatatggGCTGACTGTCAAGACCCTGCCCCCCCGGGAGAGGGGATGGACGGGGAGGGAGGCACCTGCAAGGCTGGTGTTGGGGCTGGCTCTTCCGGAGGCCTAGCATGGAGGGACCAAGCCCAAGGCAGCTAACTACCCTCCATTTGGCCAGGTCCCAGGATGGGGGTGTCAGAGACCgcttttcctccctcccagccacGGGACTGCCCCAGCTGCAGCGTTTCCGTTCAACTCTCTGTCCCTGGGGGCCTCAGGCCTTgcagggccaggggctggggggaggcgggTGCAGCTGCCGGAGGAAGCCTGCGGTCGGAACAAGGCAGGTGGGGGGGTGCGAAGGGGGAGGGGTGCCAAGGTGCAAGCAAGCCTTCCCCCACCCCGGGCTGCTGCCCGGGCTCCAGGGAGGCAAGCAGAGGCTGTGCCGAGTCCCAGCTCCCGAGCAGAGCCGGTGGGAGTCCAGCTGGGGGTCTTGAAGAGGGGGCGGGCACAGAGTGGGGCGCTCGGGGCCACCCCCTGAATCCGAGGGAGGCCCAGGTCTAAGGTAAGGTGAGAGAAAAGCCCAACTTCTGCCCCGTGTTCGTCCTGGGTCTCTCGTTCCCCCTTACTGGCTGGTCCTGCCCCTGAGCTCTTGGGGAAGGGGGGGGTCCTTCCATAGCTCCCAAGGCCCAGACACTCCCGCCCTGACCTCCTGTGGCCCCTGCCCCAAGGACCCAGCAGGCGCCATGCTCACCATTGGTCTGCTGGCCTCTCAGCGCTGGGTGCCAACCTCCAGCCTTGGCTGTGTCGAGTGAGAAATGAGCTTGCGCTCTCGAGACGACAGCACCTGGGGTTACTTGGCGCTTCCGCTTCCTGCCCACAACACCCCGCTCAGCCCTCCCCACCACAGGACCCCGGTGGGGCCCTGGGGCCTCTCAGGACCCCTCTGATCCACAGCAGATCCTCACTGGCCAATCCCCGCGCCCGGCCGGGGCTACAGGGCCTGTGACCCGGCCTCCAAGAGCAATTGGGCGCCCTGCTCAAAGCAGGACAGGCACTCGAGGCGTCCGCAGGcctgctgcctcagtttccctacccgACAGAAGTcagggaggactgggagggggaggggggatgctCACGGCCCCCAGACCTTCCTCACATCTGTGATCCCCTGAAGCATCCTATGTCCCCAGGTGTCCAGACTTCCTTTCCCAGTCCCACCCCAGCAGCAGAAGGGCAAACCTGGCTTTtagaaagagaattttatttggaATGAAAATATAGAGCCCACCCCTCCTGCTTCCtcaggggagggagcaggggggctgggtgtgggtgggggagatGGTCCCTCAGAGTAGAAGCTCTCCTTGGTACAAAAATCCTCCCCAGCAACAATGACCAAAGCCAGGCGGTGGCTCCAGCCTGGGCCCACAGGAAGGGTCAGGGTGCAGACTGGCCTCTGAACCTGCCCCAGAGACCCTcagtgggggggcagggggcagccaGCCAGAGTCAGTGTGACCTGCCAGCAGAGGCTGAGTGAgaaagggtgggaggaggaggtgagcaGGGCGTGGCATCCACTGGGTCTGAGGTCCTAGGCATCTCCGTTCTCCATGCGGCCCAGCTGCTCCTCCAGGCGGCCGATGCGCTCCCCCTGCTCCTGGACCAGCGCCCTCAGCGCCCGCAGCTCCTGCATCACCTCCTCCAGCTTCCCAGCCTCCTGCAGGGACGTGAGTGGGGTCAGGGGTTGCGGAGCTGCGGCCCTCCCCAAGTCCACTACCAGGCAGgggcctggggcccagggagggccAGTGAGTGGTTCAGGCAGGCACAGCACACTTGGGCAACACCCGGAGCCTCCCAACACCACCCCGAGCCAAGGGGCACCTACCCCGGCTCCGGCGAGGCTGCCGCTGGGGGCCGCAATGCTGGTGGAGGCAGCAGGCGTGAAGGCCCCCGGGCGGGCGGAGCCAGGGGTCGTGGCGGGCCGGCTGTCCGATAACACGTTGCGCCGGTTGACCTTCAGGTCCCGCTGTTTGCTGGGCACGTAGGCTTCCCGCAGGGAGATGAGGATGGGGTTGGCATCCCGCCCGCTCACCCACTCCTCTGCCTCCAGGGCTGCCTCAGGCCCGGCTGTGTCAGGGTACAGATCATCCTGGAAGAGGTCCgactgggcaggggtgggggaagaggtcTGGGTCAGCAGGGGGCCCACCTGCAGGGTCCTCTCGTCTGGACCCTGAGTGCTCACCTCCTCGCCACTCTCCTGGCCTCCAGGCTTGCACCTTGTCAACCCCCCTTCCCCTGGCCTGATCCCTAGTGACCTTCCTAAAGCTCAAATCTGTCCTTTCACTTCCCTCTGGACGCCATCAACAGCTCCGTCCGAAGACTCCCCGCACCTTCCCAAGCAGGGGCCAGCCACGTGGCCCTGTGGGACTCTCGGAGCCACGTCTGGGCCCTGTGATTGTGAGTTCCTGGGGCAGGCCTGGTCAAACTCGTCCACAGCTCTGCTGCCTGGACGTGCCTGGCACGCTACCCTGGGCACTCAGTGAACGCTGGCCAGAGAGAAACGCAGCACATTTAAGGCTCTCGGCTGGGGCCTGAGGCCAAGCCACGTGGGGCTGGATCCCCCCTCATGAGAGCCTCCTCTGCAGCCCACTGCTCTCTCCATCCTCACCTCCGTGCCTTTGTCTGGCTTACCACCCAGCCCTCACTGGAGGGTGGCCTGCCCCAGCCGTGCTGTCGGTCCTGCCTTGCCTCCTACAGGGAGACCTCAAGGCTGCCCAGCATCTGTCCAGAGCAAGGCCTCAGCTCACCCTGTGCCCCGTCCTGCTTGCCCCTGGCCGAGTGTGCGGGCGTCTATCCGGCCCGCTGACTACACCCACACTTGGCCACGTCCCATTCACAGCCCTCACCTCTGTTATCCCTGTGTGGTCTGTGTGCTAGAGAAAGGAGCGGGTAGGCAGGGAACCAGCTGGCCTCACCTTTCTTGGCACCGTCATGACAATGGGCTCACACTTGCGCTCATGCAGTTTGTAGaatctggggagggtggggagaggggacccGTGGGTAAACCTGTTCCCTACTGGCTCTCCTGGCTCCCTCCACTCTTCCCTTCCAGTCTGTACCCTGGCCCCTCCCACAGGTTGACCCCTGACCCCGGGGCCCCTGTGGGCCAGTTCCTGCTCCTGAGTGGCCCCTCACACCCACTTCTTACCGAGCAATCTCGCACTTGCTGACCTCCAAGCCCCTCTTGGGCATGCTGCCCATGCCCCTCTGTGGCTCTTTGCTGGTGAATGTGTTCAGGAAGTGGATGTAGGGGGGCTCGTCTGTGATCTCAAAGTACCGGATGCTGGAGTCACCCTGCAGggcgggagggggcaggggtCAGCACCGGGGCCTGCCTgtctcttccctgcccccaccagcccTGCTCAGCCTCCTCACCTTGCCGCAGACGTAGACCACGCTGGTGTCAGGGTCGTAGAAGGGCAACAGAGCCCCGTTGCTAGAGTCCAACTCCTGCAGGGCCATGGGCTCCCCAAAGTTTTCCTGGCACACGGGTTGAGGGGTAGTCAGGGCCAGGCCAgaacctcccccttcccctcactGTCCCAACACCCCCCAACACCCCTtaccaccacccccgccccgccactGGCCCCAGCCAGCCTCACAAGCTGGCTGGCCCCGCCCCTAGCACTGCCACCCTCTGCCCACACGGTGCAGCTCCGCCAGGCCCTCCCGGCCCCCCTCCACTCCCACGGCCCCATCGTCCCTGCCTGCTCCAGGCCTTCGGACTATACCCCCAGGCCACCAAGCAAGTGCTGAGAAAGTCCCCCCATGGGGGAGCCGGGGTGCCGCGCAGCACTAGCCGCTGTCTCAGAAGGGCCCTTGGAGATCACTAAGGGGGCCCCTGGATAAGGCTGTGGGACAGAGCACTCTAGAGAAAGGgctgggaggcttcctggaggaggggacttCTGCACTGGGCCTTGAAGGACAGCCGAGTGGAAATAGACAAGCAAAGGAGGGAAGGGCCTTTCAGGGGCCAAGAAGGCTGTGGGCAGACAGAGGCGGAGGGGGCCGGacagcagggggcagggagaggagaggctggCAGGGCTCTGGGTCCTCAGTGCCTCCGGTGCCAGGCTGACAACCTGGGAACAACAGGCCTCTCCAGGGGACCCCCCGCCCTCCTCGCCCAGGGTGGAGCCCGTCTCGAGGCCGCCCCTCAGGCCAGCCGGGCCACTCACGGGGTCCCAGAGTGCCAGCTGCCGCTCGCTCATGCGGCTGAAGCCGGTGGTGAACACCTTGCCATCCGCCAGGAAGATGGCCCGCATGGGCCGGGCCCCTTCATGAGCCTTCTCCCGCtcctgcaggggacatggagcAGTCAGTGCGGGAGAGCCCCTCGGCCTGTCTGCGGCCGTCCTCACCCTCCAGGGCTACGCACCGCCACCAGGGTCCCCCGACGGGGGTCAATGACGCGCACGCTCTTGTCCTTGCAGGCGCTGCAGAAGAGGCTGCCGTTGCGGTTCCAGCTGACGTTGTAGATGAGGTCGGGGTGCAGGCTGTGCAGGCGGTACAGCTCCTCCGCTGTGCCCACATTCCAGATGAGCACCGCGTTGTCGCAGCCTGCCGGGTGGGGGCGGTCAGCGCTGCCCACCCTCCTGGGACCAGACCCGGCCCGCGACCTCTGTGGGCCTCAGCCttcccggggcgggggtgggggcggtcaGACGGGCCTGGGGGAGGTGTGGGGTGCTGCGGAGCTGTGTGTGGGGGCCGCGGTGCAGACCTGCGCTGAGCAGCACGTTGCGGGCCGTCGGGTGCCAGGTGACAATGCCCACTCGCTTGGTGTGCCCCTCCAGCACCACCACCGGCTCTGTCAGTGGAGAGACCAGCCCGTTCTCTGGGATCTGCCAcacctggggaggggcggggagggcagcTGAGGCCCCTGCTTGGCCCCACGGCCAGGAGCCTTGCGCCACAGCAGCGAGCCCTGCCCCATCACAGCCCCATGCCTCACCATGACCGTGCAGTCCTCCGAGCCGCTGGCGATGACTTCGTCGTTGTGGGGACACCAGTCGATGTCCAGAACTGGTCCCGTGTGTCCACACACTGTCGGGTAGGCCTTGTCAATGCGGCCGGTCTGCAGGCATGAGGGGGGCACTCAAGGGGGACCCAAGACGCCCAGGCTCCACCCCTCCCAGAGCTTCGGTCCTCCCCTCTGTGGGAGGCCTGGCCCCCAGGTGGCCCAGATGTGACGCTCACTCTGCCTCCTCCTGACCCACCTCTTCCTCACAGGTGTCACCAGGTGAGCAGGGAAAGTGTGTTGCCTCTGACCCTGATTCCGTGGCAATAAAAAACAGACTTCTTCTATCTGTGCTAACACCTCCAGGGCAGTAAATCTTGGTTTATGACACCTGCCCAGCAGTGTGAGGATGGGCAAGTTGTGGGTTGTGAATGGAGCAGAGAGACTTGGCAGATGTGACCAAGCTGGCTccagcctctccccagctcccaccTTGCCTAGGGGGAGCACCAGGAAGGCACCCCCACCGCTGGCCTCCACAATCACCGCCAGGAACTTGGGGTTGACGGCGCAGAAGGTGCTGTCCCAGGTGACACGGGACACTCGAATGTCCTCATAGCACTGGTCATTCTTGACAGGCTGCCCGAACACATGTCGGAATTTGCTCTGCCGAACCACTTTGCGGAACATGACTGCAGGGTGGAGAAGCATAGGTCAGCCTCTGCCCATCTCAACAACCCCCAACCCTGCCAGGGCTGCAcgaagggagtggggaggatgccGCAGGGGGCCTGGTCCTTAGAACCTGCCTGGCTCT includes:
- the CORO1B gene encoding coronin-1B; translation: MFRKVVRQSKFRHVFGQPVKNDQCYEDIRVSRVTWDSTFCAVNPKFLAVIVEASGGGAFLVLPLGKTGRIDKAYPTVCGHTGPVLDIDWCPHNDEVIASGSEDCTVMVWQIPENGLVSPLTEPVVVLEGHTKRVGIVTWHPTARNVLLSAGCDNAVLIWNVGTAEELYRLHSLHPDLIYNVSWNRNGSLFCSACKDKSVRVIDPRRGTLVAEREKAHEGARPMRAIFLADGKVFTTGFSRMSERQLALWDPENFGEPMALQELDSSNGALLPFYDPDTSVVYVCGKGDSSIRYFEITDEPPYIHFLNTFTSKEPQRGMGSMPKRGLEVSKCEIARFYKLHERKCEPIVMTVPRKSDLFQDDLYPDTAGPEAALEAEEWVSGRDANPILISLREAYVPSKQRDLKVNRRNVLSDSRPATTPGSARPGAFTPAASTSIAAPSGSLAGAGEAGKLEEVMQELRALRALVQEQGERIGRLEEQLGRMENGDA